In Apis cerana isolate GH-2021 linkage group LG5, AcerK_1.0, whole genome shotgun sequence, a single genomic region encodes these proteins:
- the LOC108001391 gene encoding F-actin-capping protein subunit beta: MTEQQMDCALDLMRRLPPQQIEKNLSDLIDLVPSLCEDLLSSVDQPLKIAKDKESGKDYLLCDYNRDGDSYRSPWSNTYDPPLEDGSMPSERLRKLEIDANHAFDQYRELYFEGGVSSVYLWDLDHGFAAVILIKKAGDGSKKIKGCWDSIHVVEVQEKSSGRIAHYKLTSTAMLWLQTNKHGSGTMNLGGSLTRQVEQDAQISENSPHIANIGRMVEDMENKIRNTLNEIYFGKTKDIVNGLRSVQSLADQRQQAALRQDLAAALQRRNANN; the protein is encoded by the exons atg aCGGAGCAACAAATGGATTGTGCATTGGATTTAATGAGAAGATTACCACCGcaacaaattgaaaagaatttaagtGATTTAATAGATCTAGTGCCATCTCTTTGTGAAGATCTTTTATCTTCTGTTGATCAAcctttaaaaattgcaaaagatAAAGAATCTGGAAAAGATTATTTACTTTGTGATTATAATAGAGATGGAGATTCTTAcag atCCCCTTGGAGTAATACATATGATCCCCCTTTAGAAGATGGCTCAATGCCATCTGAAAGACTTAGAAAATTAGAGATAGATGCAAATCACGCATTTGATCAATATAGAGAGCTCTATTTTGAAGGTGGAGTTTCTTCTGTTTATCTCTGGGATTTAGATCATGGTTTTGCAGcagtaatattgattaaaaaagcaGGCGATggttcaaagaaaattaaaggtTGTTGGGATTCAATTCATGTAGTAGAAGTTCAAGAAAAATCTAGTGGAAGAATCGcacattataaattaacttcTACTGCAATGCTTTGGTTACAAACTAATAAACATGGATCTGGAACAATGAATCTTGGTGGAAGTCTTACTAGACAg gttGAACAAGATGCTCAAATAAGTGAAAATTCTCCGCATATTGCTAATATTGGTCGTATGGTTGAAGATATGGAAAACAAAATCCGAAATACgctaaacgaaatttattttggaaaaacaaaagatattGTAAATGGTTTAAGATCTGTTCAATCATTAGCTGATCAAAGACAACAAGCCGCTCTTAGGCAGGATCTCGCGGCAGCTTTGCAAAGGAGAAATGCAAATAATTGA